In a single window of the Gemmatimonadota bacterium genome:
- a CDS encoding tetratricopeptide repeat protein has translation MHRFRFLFFLPLFVACEGQDQSADLLFREGEQAAHDMASYPVAEVKLAEFLAQFPDDPRAEVALQALARVLMNQQKHKEAIARYETLIARFPQSRYCVQAQFMIGYIYDQLGDYKQAQIAYQQVVDTYPNSELVDDAEFSIANLGKAPEQWLRTKPISRE, from the coding sequence ATTTGTCGCCTGTGAGGGACAAGACCAGTCTGCGGATCTGCTATTTCGAGAGGGCGAACAAGCCGCGCACGATATGGCGTCGTATCCAGTGGCCGAGGTCAAATTGGCGGAATTTCTGGCGCAGTTTCCCGACGATCCTCGCGCTGAGGTGGCACTACAGGCTCTGGCTCGGGTGTTGATGAATCAGCAGAAACACAAAGAAGCTATTGCGCGATACGAAACCCTGATCGCGCGATTTCCGCAGAGCCGGTATTGTGTACAGGCACAATTTATGATTGGCTACATCTACGATCAACTCGGCGATTACAAACAGGCGCAGATAGCCTATCAGCAGGTGGTTGATACATATCCAAACTCTGAGCTGGTAGATGATGCCGAATTTTCGATTGCAAATTTGGGCAAAGCGCCCGAACAGTGGTTGCGTACCAAACCAATAAGTCGAGAGTGA
- a CDS encoding MoxR family ATPase: protein MTVGQDIQVINERVGRESVFVDRLLAEVGKVIVGQQDMIERLLIGLLCNGHVLLEGVPGLAKTLAVNSLAQAIQASFKRIQFTPDLLPADLIGTMVYHRETGQFVAQKGPIFAQLVLADEVNRAPSKVQSAMLEAMQERQVTIGNETFAMPDPFLVLATQNPIEQEGTYPLPEAQVDRFMLKVRVTYPNKQEERAIVDRMSRDATPRIENVITTDDLIRARSVADEIYVDDKIKDYIVDLVLATRDPAAYGLDDLRALIEFGGSPRASIALTRAAKAHAFLRHRGYVTPEDVKAIGLDVLRHRVLVTYEAEAEEIDSEEIARQIFDHVEVP from the coding sequence ATGACAGTTGGACAAGATATTCAGGTAATCAATGAGCGGGTTGGGCGCGAAAGCGTGTTTGTCGATCGGTTATTGGCCGAGGTGGGCAAGGTCATTGTTGGGCAGCAGGACATGATCGAACGGCTGTTAATCGGTCTGTTGTGCAACGGCCATGTCCTGCTCGAGGGCGTTCCCGGTCTTGCGAAAACTTTAGCCGTCAATTCATTGGCTCAGGCGATTCAGGCGTCTTTTAAACGCATTCAGTTTACACCCGATTTGTTGCCCGCCGACCTGATCGGCACAATGGTCTATCACAGGGAGACGGGCCAATTTGTAGCTCAAAAGGGACCTATTTTTGCCCAACTCGTACTCGCCGATGAAGTCAATCGCGCACCGTCAAAAGTACAAAGTGCCATGCTCGAAGCCATGCAAGAGCGTCAAGTTACCATTGGGAACGAAACATTTGCCATGCCCGATCCATTTTTGGTGCTGGCCACGCAAAATCCCATCGAACAAGAGGGGACCTATCCACTGCCCGAAGCACAGGTCGATCGCTTTATGCTGAAAGTGCGGGTAACATATCCCAATAAACAGGAAGAACGCGCTATTGTCGATCGCATGAGCCGCGATGCAACCCCTCGGATCGAGAACGTTATAACAACTGACGATCTCATTCGTGCGCGAAGCGTAGCCGACGAGATTTACGTGGATGACAAAATCAAAGATTATATCGTCGATCTCGTGTTGGCAACCCGTGATCCGGCGGCTTATGGTCTGGATGATTTGCGCGCCCTGATCGAATTTGGCGGATCGCCGCGCGCGTCTATCGCCCTGACCCGCGCTGCCAAAGCACACGCGTTTTTGCGCCATCGCGGCTATGTCACCCCCGAAGATGTGAAAGCCATTGGACTGGATGTGTTGCGTCACCGCGTGCTGGTAACTTACGAGGCAGAAGCCGAAGAAATTGACTCCGAAGAAATCGCACGCCAAATATTCGATCACGTTGAAGTGCCGTGA
- a CDS encoding DUF58 domain-containing protein — MIPTEILKKVKRIELRTRNLVNTIFAGEYHSVFKGRGMAFAEVREYQPGDDVRTIDWNVTARMGDPFVKVFDEERELTVILMVDASASGDFGTVAQMKGEIGAEICALLAFSAIQNNDRVGLIIFTDEVELFIPPKKGKKHVLRVIRELLYFQPSGRGTNIDAALEYLNRVTYRRSVVFLVSDFFASNYEKALRVANRRHDLVAIALEDPREYDLPAIGIVELEDAETGEGIMVDFGDAAVRDAFQKLTRKERDDREALFHRMGLDAVNISTQGAYHEPLMQFFRMRAKKIKG, encoded by the coding sequence ATGATTCCAACTGAAATCCTCAAAAAAGTGAAGCGCATTGAGTTGCGCACGCGCAATCTGGTGAACACGATTTTTGCCGGCGAGTACCATTCGGTATTTAAGGGCAGGGGAATGGCATTTGCAGAAGTGCGAGAATATCAGCCCGGCGATGATGTTCGCACAATTGACTGGAACGTGACAGCGCGTATGGGCGACCCCTTTGTCAAGGTGTTCGACGAGGAGCGCGAACTCACCGTAATATTGATGGTGGATGCGAGTGCGTCGGGCGACTTTGGAACGGTGGCGCAAATGAAAGGCGAGATAGGTGCTGAAATTTGCGCTTTGCTCGCCTTTTCAGCAATTCAGAATAACGATCGCGTGGGACTGATCATTTTTACCGACGAAGTTGAGTTGTTTATCCCCCCCAAAAAGGGCAAAAAGCATGTGCTGCGTGTCATTCGAGAGTTGTTGTATTTTCAACCTTCGGGGCGCGGTACAAATATCGATGCGGCATTGGAGTATTTGAATCGCGTAACCTACAGGCGCAGTGTGGTGTTTCTGGTATCGGATTTTTTTGCTTCCAACTATGAAAAAGCACTGCGGGTTGCAAATCGGCGTCACGACCTGGTAGCGATAGCGCTGGAAGACCCTCGGGAGTACGACCTGCCTGCAATTGGCATAGTGGAGTTAGAAGATGCCGAGACGGGCGAAGGCATCATGGTCGATTTCGGCGATGCAGCAGTGCGCGATGCATTTCAAAAGCTGACGCGAAAAGAGCGCGATGACCGCGAAGCGTTGTTTCATCGCATGGGTTTAGACGCTGTAAATATTTCGACTCAAGGGGCGTATCACGAACCGTTGATGCAATTTTTCAGGATGCGGGCAAAAAAAATTAAGGGATAA
- a CDS encoding ATP-binding cassette domain-containing protein, translating into MIEVDRLTKRYGAFTAVDDISFQVGKGEIVGFLGPNGAGKTTTMRVLTCFLPATEGTARIAGYDIFDNPLEVKMRIGYLPELPPLYRDMRVRTYLEFIAKIKGVAPKESRRRIDEVVVQCGLVGRTEQLIGHLSKGYRQRVGLAQAILHNPEVIIMDEPTSGLDPNQIIEVRQLIRELAQERTVILSTHILPEVEMTCNRVIIIHEGRIIAVDTPENLTANMRDTTRFFVRISGDMDIAAKAIATIEGISDVTRTNNGLHVHWPAKADLSAAVSARIVGLGMGLVEMKRDAMSLEEIFQALTMNEEEG; encoded by the coding sequence GTGATAGAAGTTGATCGCCTGACAAAGCGCTACGGCGCGTTTACGGCTGTTGACGACATTTCATTTCAAGTGGGTAAGGGTGAAATTGTCGGTTTTTTGGGACCAAACGGCGCGGGCAAAACCACGACCATGCGCGTACTCACCTGTTTTTTGCCCGCCACAGAAGGCACGGCACGCATTGCCGGCTACGATATTTTTGACAATCCATTGGAAGTCAAAATGCGCATTGGATATTTGCCTGAATTGCCGCCCCTGTATCGCGATATGCGCGTGCGTACATATCTGGAGTTTATCGCTAAAATCAAGGGGGTTGCGCCAAAAGAATCCAGACGGCGAATTGATGAAGTCGTCGTTCAATGCGGACTTGTGGGGCGCACCGAGCAACTCATCGGTCATTTATCCAAAGGATATCGGCAACGGGTAGGGCTTGCACAGGCGATATTGCACAACCCTGAGGTAATCATTATGGACGAGCCAACTTCGGGTCTCGATCCCAATCAGATCATAGAGGTGCGACAATTGATCCGCGAACTTGCCCAGGAGCGCACGGTGATTTTAAGCACGCATATCTTGCCCGAAGTTGAAATGACCTGCAATCGCGTAATCATTATCCACGAAGGTAGGATTATCGCTGTTGATACCCCTGAAAATCTCACGGCTAATATGCGCGACACAACGCGGTTTTTTGTTCGGATATCGGGCGATATGGACATCGCGGCCAAAGCCATTGCCACTATTGAAGGGATTAGCGATGTGACGCGAACAAACAATGGGCTGCACGTCCATTGGCCAGCTAAAGCTGATTTGAGTGCCGCAGTATCGGCTCGCATTGTAGGATTGGGCATGGGACTGGTGGAAATGAAGCGTGATGCCATGTCTTTGGAAGAAATTTTTCAAGCGCTGACCATGAACGAGGAGGAGGGGTGA
- a CDS encoding ABC transporter permease subunit, whose amino-acid sequence MGNVMAIFGKEMRSYFGSPIAYVMAGVFLLFSGFVFRNQLLEFHDMTVYLKLAEREEKILLNVNTEVVTPFFEFQTFIWMIVIPMLTMRLYAEEKRGGTYELLMTSPITSAQILIGKFLACYVLYLLIEAMAFGYIGVLSMHAQLDWGPVFSGALAVVLIGATFISVGILASSLTENQIIAAVLSFFFLILLWIIDWAARFASDIFFVILKFLSLIEHTRDMIHGVVDTHDVVFFISAAAFFLFLTHMVLESHRWRA is encoded by the coding sequence ATGGGTAATGTAATGGCGATTTTTGGCAAAGAGATGCGGTCGTATTTTGGCTCGCCAATTGCATACGTGATGGCCGGTGTGTTTTTGCTATTTAGTGGCTTTGTTTTTCGCAACCAGTTGCTCGAATTTCACGATATGACCGTATATCTGAAATTGGCAGAACGCGAAGAAAAAATTCTACTAAACGTCAATACAGAGGTTGTCACACCATTTTTTGAATTTCAGACTTTTATCTGGATGATCGTGATTCCAATGCTCACGATGCGTCTCTACGCTGAGGAAAAACGCGGGGGTACGTATGAGTTGTTGATGACCTCACCGATTACTTCAGCACAAATTTTGATAGGAAAATTTCTCGCTTGTTATGTATTGTATTTGCTAATCGAAGCGATGGCCTTCGGCTATATTGGCGTATTGTCTATGCATGCGCAATTAGACTGGGGGCCCGTTTTTTCCGGTGCGCTGGCTGTAGTGCTTATTGGCGCCACATTTATCAGTGTGGGCATTTTGGCGTCGTCTTTGACCGAAAATCAGATTATCGCGGCTGTGTTGTCTTTTTTCTTTCTAATTCTACTGTGGATTATCGACTGGGCCGCGCGTTTTGCCAGCGACATATTTTTTGTTATTTTGAAATTTCTCTCCCTCATCGAACACACCCGAGACATGATTCACGGTGTTGTCGATACCCACGACGTGGTATTTTTTATTAGTGCTGCGGCTTTTTTTCTTTTTTTAACACATATGGTGCTCGAATCGCACAGGTGGCGAGCGTAG
- a CDS encoding Gfo/Idh/MocA family oxidoreductase, giving the protein MKIGIMGMHYGHISGMFHSAVNVPNSEIVGIVESDDALCEKYTADHNITRFATLDQMLEKAKPDLVIEGLEHHEKTPVIETCAAASVHMLLDKPLCRTTEELQRIKTAVAKNNIKLSTFFTSRSYGAFIALRQAIQNGDLGDLVSLITTHPHKLGANPPALYFDADKYVGTFHDLAGHGVDQVRWLTGAEYTGVHALGTLKKHIDTGLIFDHVQASFQLDNGALATATADWLTPNDARSFGDTRFIIMGTEGSAHLRAYADDHVLIVSNKSGTYEPKLPPSTNHTFVENMIDALSRGEENSISTDDTLAVANACITAEESARQGGKFLSIR; this is encoded by the coding sequence ATGAAAATCGGTATTATGGGCATGCACTACGGACATATAAGTGGTATGTTTCACTCGGCAGTCAATGTGCCAAATAGCGAAATCGTCGGCATTGTAGAATCCGATGACGCGCTTTGCGAAAAATATACCGCAGACCACAACATCACCCGCTTTGCCACACTCGACCAGATGCTTGAAAAAGCAAAACCCGATCTGGTAATTGAGGGTCTCGAGCATCACGAAAAAACGCCTGTCATTGAAACGTGCGCGGCAGCCAGCGTCCACATGCTACTCGACAAACCGCTCTGCCGAACGACGGAAGAATTACAACGCATCAAAACCGCTGTTGCAAAAAACAATATCAAACTCTCGACCTTTTTCACATCTCGTAGTTATGGAGCCTTTATCGCATTGAGACAGGCGATTCAAAACGGCGATTTGGGTGACCTCGTAAGCCTCATCACCACACATCCGCACAAACTCGGCGCCAATCCCCCTGCACTCTACTTCGATGCTGACAAATATGTGGGTACATTCCACGACCTGGCAGGCCACGGGGTGGACCAGGTTCGCTGGCTCACCGGCGCAGAATACACAGGTGTTCACGCGCTCGGCACACTCAAAAAACACATCGACACGGGCCTCATATTCGATCACGTCCAGGCTTCGTTTCAACTCGACAATGGCGCACTGGCCACCGCCACTGCCGATTGGCTCACCCCAAACGATGCGCGATCTTTTGGCGACACGCGATTCATTATTATGGGCACCGAAGGTTCGGCACACTTGCGTGCCTATGCCGACGATCACGTGCTCATTGTCTCCAACAAATCGGGCACTTACGAACCCAAACTCCCTCCCTCAACTAATCACACATTTGTCGAAAATATGATTGATGCACTCTCGCGTGGCGAAGAAAACTCAATCTCAACAGACGATACCCTCGCCGTTGCCAATGCCTGCATCACAGCCGAAGAATCGGCGCGACAAGGTGGAAAATTTCTATCGATCAGATAG
- a CDS encoding Rieske (2Fe-2S) protein — MVMAIATQSFQDRLMDGDMTLDVSPEVDPGNLVYHKLCSADDFEEGEGKPFTVEGTHIAVFRYEGEFNAVDNRCPHMGYPMSEGSVRDGVLICHWHHWEFDLKTGGCFITSGAGNDLKSFPVEVRDDGCLYVGLAPGEKEAARRRQIDRGKYILEQGLKDRSSLLIAKAITALKAAGATPQEMIQQGLFYGAYKSNEGWSSGVAILTLAANMWEDVGERDHNLFLVHGLTQISRRTSGGSRRQGFPLPKTSDEPDLATLKRWFRRLVDQRSSSAAQRILMTLYDRGYSPEEIADIVFTTATDFYFTGDGHALDFANKMFEALDYVDWEGANEILRPIVVDLVGRERHEETARWEDSVPVLEDIFTRLDGMWEANQENEAPLDISAFTQTLLGEEFEPIVAEIEDKLREGVKPTDICRAMTYAGAIRTARFHLKNEGDWHDVANIYSYAHALYRAFHLAPSAELLRGIFHGAVFMTYLRWLNMPAARLPREGQRLNETFASEDKMLDRLQEFADFQKVFEAEVLVSQYLEEGYDITKLRHTLAHIMLREDAELHMFQVLEVAFRHYDLSDDPKEKRMHLLAATRYITAQKVMKGILWSTENAERLQRGELLSERDDDN, encoded by the coding sequence ATGGTTATGGCTATCGCTACTCAAAGTTTCCAGGATCGACTGATGGACGGGGATATGACTCTGGATGTTTCTCCGGAGGTGGATCCGGGCAATCTGGTGTATCACAAATTGTGCTCTGCTGATGATTTTGAAGAAGGCGAAGGGAAGCCGTTTACGGTGGAGGGCACCCACATCGCCGTTTTTCGCTACGAGGGGGAGTTCAATGCGGTAGATAACCGCTGTCCGCACATGGGATATCCGATGTCCGAGGGCAGCGTTCGGGACGGGGTCCTGATCTGTCACTGGCACCACTGGGAGTTCGACCTTAAGACGGGCGGTTGTTTCATAACCTCTGGAGCTGGAAACGATCTGAAGAGCTTTCCCGTGGAGGTGCGGGATGACGGATGTCTGTACGTGGGGCTTGCGCCGGGCGAAAAAGAGGCGGCCAGACGCCGACAGATTGACCGGGGGAAGTATATTCTTGAGCAGGGTTTGAAAGATCGGAGCTCGCTCCTGATTGCCAAGGCGATTACCGCGCTAAAGGCTGCGGGTGCCACGCCGCAGGAGATGATCCAGCAGGGACTTTTTTACGGGGCATATAAATCGAATGAGGGTTGGTCATCGGGAGTGGCCATTTTGACGCTGGCTGCAAATATGTGGGAAGATGTGGGCGAGAGGGACCACAATCTTTTCCTGGTCCACGGGCTGACACAGATTTCCAGACGCACATCAGGGGGTTCGCGGCGGCAGGGTTTCCCTTTGCCCAAAACATCGGACGAACCGGACCTGGCGACCCTCAAACGCTGGTTCCGGCGGCTGGTGGATCAGCGCAGCAGCAGCGCTGCACAGCGTATTCTGATGACCCTGTACGACCGTGGATATTCACCAGAAGAGATTGCGGATATCGTTTTTACCACGGCGACGGATTTCTATTTTACCGGGGACGGTCACGCGCTCGATTTCGCGAATAAGATGTTCGAGGCCTTAGATTATGTAGATTGGGAAGGGGCGAATGAGATTTTGCGACCGATTGTGGTAGATTTAGTGGGCAGGGAACGACACGAGGAGACCGCCCGGTGGGAAGACAGCGTGCCGGTCCTGGAAGATATTTTCACCCGTCTGGACGGGATGTGGGAAGCGAACCAGGAAAACGAGGCACCGCTGGATATTTCTGCTTTTACGCAGACGCTGCTGGGGGAGGAGTTTGAGCCGATTGTCGCCGAGATCGAAGACAAATTGCGCGAAGGTGTGAAGCCCACGGATATCTGCCGGGCGATGACCTATGCCGGGGCCATCCGCACAGCGCGGTTCCACCTCAAGAACGAGGGGGACTGGCACGATGTGGCGAATATTTACTCTTATGCCCATGCCCTCTATCGCGCTTTCCACCTGGCGCCGAGCGCAGAGCTTTTACGCGGCATTTTCCACGGCGCTGTGTTTATGACCTATTTGCGCTGGCTCAACATGCCAGCGGCCCGCCTGCCCAGGGAAGGACAGCGGCTGAACGAGACGTTCGCGTCTGAGGACAAGATGTTGGACCGGCTACAGGAGTTTGCGGATTTCCAGAAGGTCTTCGAGGCTGAGGTGCTGGTAAGCCAGTACCTGGAGGAAGGATACGATATCACGAAACTCAGGCATACTTTGGCCCATATTATGCTGCGCGAGGATGCGGAGTTGCACATGTTCCAGGTGCTGGAGGTGGCGTTCCGGCACTACGACCTGTCGGACGATCCGAAGGAGAAGCGTATGCACCTGCTGGCGGCGACCCGGTATATTACCGCCCAGAAGGTGATGAAGGGAATTCTGTGGTCCACGGAGAACGCGGAGCGGCTGCAGCGCGGGGAACTGCTAAGCGAGCGGGATGATGATAATTAG
- a CDS encoding circularly permuted type 2 ATP-grasp protein, producing the protein MDFSSYELGGFYDELFESPNTPHPGARLLLEKLGELSKDELQKRHQAAELALMNMGITFNVYGHDAGVEKIFPFDIIPRIVSHTDWTYIENGLKQRIQALNLFLCDIYAEQKILKDGIIPRYVIDTAKEFLKPCIGLSPTKDVWCHISGIDLVRDRDGQFYILEDNMRCPSGVSYVLENREVLKRIFPEVFEASHVRHVDDYPAQLLNTLRSLSPSHVTSPTVVLLTPGIYNSAYFEHAFLAQQMGVELVEGRDLVVADGSVSMRTTRGFQRIDVIYRRIDAEFLDPKVFRPDSMLGVPGLLEVYKNGQVAIANAPGTGVADDKVVYAYVPQIIKYYLNEDILLPNVPTYVCWDDKQRQHVLENLDNLVVKAANESGGYGMLIGVNSTRAEREDFANRITQNPRNYIAQPTIALSRSPILVEDHFEGRHVDLRPYVLYNGEDIYVLPGGLTRVALKKGSLVVNSSQGGGSKDTWVLYDSDDPFVPSRYLSQTH; encoded by the coding sequence ATGGACTTTTCATCTTATGAACTCGGCGGATTTTACGACGAACTCTTTGAATCTCCGAACACGCCCCATCCCGGCGCGCGATTGCTCCTCGAAAAACTCGGCGAACTCTCCAAAGACGAACTCCAAAAACGCCATCAGGCCGCCGAACTGGCCTTGATGAACATGGGCATCACATTCAACGTGTATGGCCACGACGCTGGCGTTGAAAAAATTTTTCCCTTCGACATCATTCCGCGCATCGTTTCTCATACTGATTGGACCTACATCGAAAATGGCCTCAAGCAACGCATTCAGGCCCTCAACCTCTTCCTCTGCGACATCTACGCCGAGCAAAAAATCCTCAAAGACGGCATCATTCCCCGCTACGTCATCGACACAGCCAAAGAATTTCTAAAACCCTGCATTGGCCTTTCGCCAACCAAAGATGTGTGGTGTCACATTTCCGGCATTGACCTCGTGCGCGATAGAGACGGTCAGTTTTACATCCTCGAAGACAACATGCGCTGTCCTTCGGGCGTGTCTTATGTGCTTGAAAATCGCGAGGTTCTCAAACGCATATTTCCGGAAGTATTTGAAGCTTCTCATGTGCGACACGTCGATGACTATCCCGCTCAATTGCTCAACACACTGCGCTCTCTATCTCCTTCCCATGTCACATCCCCAACGGTCGTTTTACTCACACCCGGCATCTACAACTCGGCCTATTTTGAACATGCCTTTCTCGCCCAACAAATGGGTGTCGAATTGGTCGAAGGGCGGGACCTCGTCGTTGCCGATGGTTCTGTATCGATGCGAACGACCCGAGGATTCCAGCGCATTGACGTTATTTATCGGCGCATTGATGCCGAATTTCTCGACCCAAAAGTCTTTCGTCCCGATTCCATGCTGGGCGTACCTGGCCTCCTGGAGGTCTATAAAAACGGTCAGGTAGCCATCGCAAATGCACCCGGCACAGGTGTTGCCGACGACAAGGTCGTATATGCTTATGTGCCGCAAATCATCAAATATTATCTCAACGAAGACATCCTGCTGCCCAATGTGCCCACCTATGTTTGTTGGGACGACAAGCAACGCCAGCATGTACTCGAAAACCTGGACAACCTCGTGGTCAAAGCCGCGAATGAGTCGGGCGGATACGGCATGCTCATTGGCGTGAATTCCACACGAGCCGAACGCGAAGACTTTGCCAACCGCATCACCCAAAACCCACGCAATTATATTGCACAGCCCACCATTGCACTCTCGCGAAGCCCTATTCTGGTAGAAGACCACTTTGAAGGTAGGCATGTCGATTTGCGGCCCTATGTCCTCTACAATGGCGAAGACATTTATGTCTTGCCCGGTGGGCTGACGCGTGTAGCCCTTAAAAAAGGATCTCTGGTGGTCAACTCTTCACAAGGCGGGGGTAGCAAAGACACCTGGGTATTATACGACAGTGACGACCCATTTGTCCCGTCCAGGTATCTTTCACAAACGCACTAA
- a CDS encoding alpha-E domain-containing protein, producing the protein MLSRAAESIYWMSRYLERAENVARFIEVNCHLMLDLPVEAKGQWEPLVLTTGDQDLFYENYATDNQASVIDFLTFSPINPNSIISCLQNARENARSIREIISPEMWEQINKFYLQVQNIDKPQAQDTPHTYFTDIIMASHLFTGIQRNTMSHNEAWQFAQLGRDLERADKTSRILDVKYFFLLPEVGDVGTPFDNIQWSALLKSASALEMYRKQYGPIDPHNVVDFLLLNREFPRAIRYCLSRANQSLHTISGTPESSFQNTSEQVLGRLLAELDYTSIDEIITRGLHEYLDAFQTRLNRLDNAIFETFFATSPSSTTA; encoded by the coding sequence ATGTTAAGCCGCGCAGCAGAATCCATTTACTGGATGAGTCGTTATCTTGAACGCGCCGAAAATGTCGCCCGCTTTATCGAGGTCAATTGCCACTTGATGCTCGACTTGCCCGTTGAAGCCAAAGGGCAGTGGGAACCGCTTGTGCTCACCACTGGCGATCAGGACCTGTTCTACGAAAACTACGCAACGGACAATCAAGCCAGCGTCATTGACTTCCTGACATTTAGTCCCATAAACCCCAACTCCATTATCTCCTGCTTGCAAAACGCCCGTGAAAATGCGCGTTCTATCCGAGAAATTATTTCACCGGAAATGTGGGAACAGATTAACAAATTCTACTTGCAGGTGCAAAACATCGACAAACCCCAAGCACAGGATACTCCCCATACCTACTTTACAGATATCATCATGGCCAGTCACCTGTTCACAGGCATTCAGCGCAACACCATGTCTCACAATGAAGCATGGCAATTTGCTCAACTGGGGCGGGACTTAGAACGCGCCGATAAGACCTCGCGCATCCTCGATGTCAAATACTTTTTTTTATTGCCCGAAGTTGGTGATGTGGGCACGCCCTTTGACAATATCCAGTGGTCGGCATTGCTCAAATCTGCCAGTGCCCTCGAAATGTATCGCAAGCAATATGGCCCTATCGACCCCCATAATGTGGTCGATTTCTTGCTCTTAAACCGCGAATTTCCCCGCGCTATTCGATACTGTCTCTCCAGAGCCAATCAATCCTTGCACACCATATCAGGCACACCCGAAAGCTCTTTCCAAAACACATCTGAACAAGTACTGGGTCGCCTGCTCGCCGAACTGGATTACACCAGCATCGATGAAATCATCACGCGGGGTCTGCACGAATACCTCGACGCATTTCAAACGCGCCTCAACCGGCTTGACAACGCTATATTTGAGACCTTCTTCGCAACTTCACCCTCCTCCACGACCGCCTGA